One genomic region from Cryptosporangium minutisporangium encodes:
- a CDS encoding RNA polymerase sigma factor, whose translation MPFSGDPGAEQRFDEFYAANFAALAAQITVYLGDRAEAEDITQEAFCRAWRHWPQISGGTNPVGWVHTVAYRLAVSRWRRLRVAVAHRLRHRPQSIPPPDGGRLDLQAALATLPDAQRRVVVLHYLADLGVDEIAAREGVPVGTVKSWLHRGRARLATALDREGAAQ comes from the coding sequence GTGCCCTTCTCCGGAGACCCGGGCGCGGAGCAACGCTTCGACGAGTTCTACGCCGCGAACTTCGCGGCGCTCGCGGCACAGATCACCGTCTACCTGGGCGACCGCGCCGAAGCCGAGGACATCACCCAGGAGGCGTTCTGCCGGGCGTGGCGCCACTGGCCGCAGATCTCCGGCGGCACCAACCCGGTGGGGTGGGTCCACACGGTCGCTTACCGGCTCGCGGTGAGCCGCTGGCGGCGGCTGCGGGTGGCGGTGGCCCACCGCCTCCGGCACCGTCCACAGAGCATTCCGCCGCCCGACGGCGGGCGGCTGGATCTCCAGGCCGCGCTGGCGACCCTGCCCGACGCGCAGCGCCGCGTCGTCGTCCTGCACTACCTGGCCGACCTCGGGGTCGACGAGATCGCCGCGCGCGAAGGCGTCCCGGTCGGAACCGTCAAGTCATGGCTGCACCGCGGCCGGGCCCGCCTGGCCACCGCACTCGACCGGGAAGGAGCCGCGCAGTGA